The Eleginops maclovinus isolate JMC-PN-2008 ecotype Puerto Natales chromosome 3, JC_Emac_rtc_rv5, whole genome shotgun sequence genome includes a region encoding these proteins:
- the nudt17 gene encoding nucleoside diphosphate-linked moiety X motif 17: YFLVYFVIGGHLDPDETLLDAGLRELREETGLKLEPEEGSPNILGLWESVFPALLSRGLPQRHHIVVFLLLHSPLSHLELQASLSPSPAEVSACLWADRRLISAMVSHQDGENPAPVLQRSVSVSQVSADGALSDSSLPLEVFLSRAPVSGPDVERVSTGTMFALKLWLRSLETSDP; the protein is encoded by the exons TATTTCctggtttattttgttatagGAGGCCATCTCGATCCGGATGAGACG CTGCTGGATGCCGGTCTCAGGGAGTTACGGGAGGAAACGGGGCTGAAGCTGGAGCCGGAGGAAGGTTCTCCAAACATCCTGGGACTCTGGGAG TCGGTGTTTCCCGCCCTGCTGTCCAGAGGTCTTCCTCAGAGACATCACATCGTggtcttcctgctgctgcactcGCCCCTCTCTCACCTGGAGCTGCAG GCGTCTCTGAGTCCGTCTCCGGCGGAGGTCAGTGCCTGTCTGTGGGCCGACCGCCGGCTGATCAGCGCCATGGTTTCCCACCAGGACGGAGAGAATCCAGCTCCCGTCCTGCAGCGCAGCGTCAG tgTGTCTCAGGTCTCTGCAGATGGCGCTCTGAGTGACTCCTCGCTGCCTCTGGAGGTTTTCCTCAGCCGGGCGCCGGTCAGCGGCCCGGACGTGGAGCGGGTCAGCACGGGGACCATGTTCGCCCTGAAGTTGTGGCTCAGGAGCCTGGAGACTTCTGACCCCTGA